A single region of the Ptychodera flava strain L36383 chromosome 9, AS_Pfla_20210202, whole genome shotgun sequence genome encodes:
- the LOC139140993 gene encoding galactosylceramide sulfotransferase-like: MGHWKTKTKVCVLIVLAICLYALSRFKAPYQRRESPFREASEFPAIENRKMDNNGSPKQRNVEVVDTGMAFGKTDKPCHPINKFVYIKTVKTGSSTLSTILFRYGLKNGLIAALQQLGSPVISYSESTENYDILRYDCKNFSGYNFIANHIKYHHTAMDNLIKDAKYFTILRFPYTLLRSFFFYFDRFKSLRNHSSESQSFLAYLKSKREKYDRYGQVSENENSLSSRLGIRINDTNLLMDEIRKLDSELDLVMLNEYYDESLILLKKVMCWQFEDIIYYVQKVSKTPLPPITDEMADIIDKLSAVDIQLYNHFNKTFWRKVERYDGNFTADLAQFRELQKKISGKCETERMTDYCTMLRRDALPMTKFVYRSQMKWRCEDP; the protein is encoded by the exons ATGGGTCATTGGAAAACCAAAACGAAGGTATGCGTACTGATTGTACTGGCCATCTGCCTTTATGCATTGTCGAGGTTTAAAGCACCCTACCAAAGAAGAGAGTCGCCCTTCAGAGAAGCAAGCGAATTTCCTGCCAT TGAGAACAGAAAAATGGACAACAATGGATCCCCTAAACAAAGAAACGTTGAAGTCGTTGACACTGGCATGGCGTTTGGTAAAACGGACAAACCCTGTCACCCAATCAACAAGTTTGTCTACATCAAAACCGTCAAGACAGGAAGCAGCACACTTTCAACTATTCTATTCAGATACGGCCTGAAGAACGGGCTCATCGCAGCTTTGCAACAACTGGGATCCCCTGTAATAAGCTACAGTGAATCAACTGAAAACTACGACATCCTGCGTTACGACTGTAAGAATTTTTCGGGTTACAACTTCATAGCGAATCACATCAAGTACCATCATACAGCAATGGACAACCTCATCAAAGATGCCAAGTACTTCACCATACTCAGATTTCCGTACACTCTACTTCGgtcattttttttctactttGACCGCTTCAAATCGTTACGAAATCACTCGAGTGAGTCGCAATCTTTCTTAGCTTACCTTAAATCAAAGAGGGAGAAATATGATCGGTATGGTCAAGTAAGCGAGAATGAGAACTCTCTGTCTAGTAGACTTGGTATACGCATTAACGATACAAACCTTTTGATGGATGAAATTCGTAAGCTGGACAGTGAGTTGGATCTTGTCATGCTAAATGAGTACTATGACGAATCCTTGATTTTGCTCAAGAAAGTAATGTGTTGGCAATTTGAAGACATTATTTATTATGTTCAAAAGGTTAGCAAAACTCCGCTGCCTCCAATAACTGACGAAATGGCCGACATCATCGATAAATTATCAGCAGTAGACATCCAGTTGTACAACCATTTTAACAAGACTTTTTGGAGGAAAGTGGAGAGATATGACGGTAACTTCACAGCCGACCTTGCTCAGTTTCGCGAACTCCAGAAGAAAATTAGTGGGAAGTGTGAAACCGAGCGAATGACTGATTACTGTACTATGTTACGAAGAGATGCGCTACCAATGACCAAATTTGTGTACAGAAGCCAAATGAAATGGCGGTGTGAAGACCCTTAG